A stretch of the Anaerolineae bacterium genome encodes the following:
- a CDS encoding succinate dehydrogenase/fumarate reductase iron-sulfur subunit: MTSTTDKKNINLTLKIWRQNRLNNKGNLETCHANNISTDMSFLEMIDVINERLTLEGKDPVAFDHDCREGICGMCGAMINGRAHGPEKGTTLCQLHMRHFADGDTIVIEPWRSRAFKIIKDLVVDRSPLDKIIQAGGYISVNAGKAPDANTIPIPQETAETAMDAAACIGCGACVAACPNASAMLFVGARISHLALLPQGKPEAAMRVQAMINEMDRLYFGNCSNHKECEAECPKEISITNIARLNREFIKSGLF; the protein is encoded by the coding sequence GTGACATCAACAACAGATAAAAAAAACATAAATCTAACATTAAAAATCTGGCGGCAAAACAGGCTGAATAATAAGGGCAACCTTGAAACATGTCATGCGAATAATATATCAACAGACATGTCGTTTCTTGAGATGATCGATGTCATAAACGAACGACTTACGCTTGAAGGGAAAGACCCGGTTGCATTTGACCATGACTGCAGGGAAGGAATATGCGGGATGTGCGGAGCTATGATAAACGGCCGTGCCCATGGGCCGGAAAAAGGCACAACACTTTGCCAGCTCCACATGAGGCATTTTGCAGACGGAGATACCATTGTAATTGAGCCGTGGCGATCAAGGGCATTTAAAATAATCAAAGACCTGGTTGTGGATCGCAGCCCTCTGGACAAAATCATTCAGGCAGGCGGCTATATTTCCGTAAACGCGGGCAAAGCTCCGGATGCAAACACCATCCCTATTCCCCAGGAAACAGCTGAAACAGCAATGGATGCGGCTGCATGCATAGGATGCGGCGCATGCGTTGCCGCATGCCCGAATGCATCTGCAATGCTCTTTGTCGGGGCCAGGATTTCTCATCTTGCATTGCTGCCCCAGGGAAAACCTGAAGCAGCAATGCGTGTTCAGGCTATGATTAATGAGATGGACAGGCTATATTTTGGAAACTGCTCAAATCATAAAGAATGTGAAGCAGAATGCCCAAAAGAGATTTCAATAACAAATATCGCTCGCTTAAACCGCGAATTTATAAAGTCGGGCCTGTTTTAA